The proteins below come from a single Miscanthus floridulus cultivar M001 chromosome 1, ASM1932011v1, whole genome shotgun sequence genomic window:
- the LOC136452704 gene encoding uncharacterized protein — protein MPGKHAMPLGQIDLPITFGNLTNYRMESLTLKVIGFHRTYHAILGRPCYAKFMVVPNYTYLKLKMLGPCRVITISTSFQRAYKYEVECCKHAMAIVTSKELAAIREEIVDEAPDPKRLAGS, from the coding sequence atgcctggaaagcatgccatgccacttgggcagatcgatctgcccatcacctttgggaatctgaccaattataggatggagtcCCTTACCTTAAAGGTGATCGGGTTCCAcaggacctaccacgccatcttgggacgtccatgctatgcgaagttcatggtcgtccccaactacacctatctaaagttgaagatgctgggtccatgcagggtcatcaccatcagcacctccttccaacgCGCCTACAAgtacgaggtcgagtgctgcaaaCACGCCATGGCAATTgtcacctccaaagagcttgcggccatcagagAGGAGATCGTCGATGAAGCGCCCGACCCCAAGCGGTTGGCCGGGTCttga
- the LOC136474523 gene encoding receptor protein kinase TMK1-like, giving the protein MPFPTASTARRRRRYEGAAGPWRGLVVLALMALAAGAAAETSPSDVAAMRAVAKALGADKTLGWDVAGDPCFPKRWDGVSCDSLGRVTAIQVGKRGLTGTLPPEVGDLTELTRLEVFENKLSGPLPSLPGLSSLQILLAHNNSFTSIPADFFEGLTGLTAVSIDYNPFTSWTLPASLADCASLANFSANGANVSGTLPDFFGAMPVLQRLSLALNQLSGPVPASLARAQLVQLWLNGGHLNGSISFVSNMTSLEQLWLNLNEFTGPLPDFARFDNLWDLQLRDNKLTGPVPESLFKLKALKKVTLTNNLLQGPMPQIPDQLVAGTDMEADSERFCVQEAGKPCDPRVSLLLEVAAGFMYPASLAEDWRGNDPCRFPGVSCIQGNITGLTFTNKGLSGSISPAIGKISSLMVLNLANNNITGTVPEEVAALPLLTDVDLSNNNLYGKLPTFASKSAVVKTAGNPNIGKDAPAPAAGSGGSNHSPSGGGSSGSSGNNGGSSSSSVGVIAGSVAGTVVGLGLVAALGFYCYKRKQKPFGRVQSPHAMVIHPWHSGSDDMVKITVAGGNANGGARTSETYSQASSGPRDIHVVESGNMVISIQVLRSVTNNFSEENILGRGGFGTVYKGELHDGTKIAVKRMEAGVMGNKGLNEFKSEIAVLTKVRHRNLVSLLGYCLDGNERILVYEYMPQGTLSQHLFEWSENNLQPLEWKKRLSIALDVARGVEYLHSLAQQTFIHRDLKPSNILLGDDMKAKVADFGLVRLAPADGKCVSVETRLAGTFGYLAPEYAVTGRVTTKADVFSFGVILMELITGRRALDETQPEDSMHLVTWFWRMQLNKETFRKAIDPVIDLDEETYASVCTVSELAGHCCAREAHQRPDMGHAVNVLSTLSEVWKPTDPDSDDSYGIDLNMTLPQALKRWQAFEDSSHFDGATSSFVASLDNTQTSIPTRPPGFAESFTSADGR; this is encoded by the exons ATGCCGTTTCCCACCGCCTCcaccgcgcggcggcggcggcggtacgAGGGCGCCGCCGGTCCGTGGCGCGGGCTCGTGGTCCTGGCTCTGATGGCGCTCGCGGCCGGCGCGGCGGCGGAGACGTCGCCGTCGGACGTGGCGGCGATGCGGGCGGTGGCGAAGGCGCTTGGCGCGGACAAGACGCTGGGATGGGACGTCGCCGGCGATCCCTGCTTTCCGAAGCGGTGGGACGGGGTGTCCTGCGACTCGTTGGGCCGTGTCACCGCGATCCAGGTCGGGAAGCGCGGCCTCACGGGGACCCTGCCCCCGGAGGTGGGCGACCTCACCGAGCTCACTCGCCTCGAGGTTTTCGAGAACAAGCTCTCCGGCCCGCTGCCCTCGCTCCCGGGGCTCTCCTCGCTTCAGATTTTACTTGCCCACAACAACAGCTTCACCTCCATCCCCGCTGACTTCTTCGAAGGCCTCACCGGGCTCACCGCCGTCTCCATCGACTACAACCCGTTCACGTCGTGGACGCTCCCCGCCTCCCTCGCCGACTGCGCCTCCCTCGCCAACTTCTCCGCCAACGGCGCCAACGTCTCTGGCACGCTCCCGGACTTCTTTGGTGCGATGCCGGTGCTCCAGCGGCTGTCGCTGGCCTTAAACCAGCTGTCAGGACCCGTACCGGCGTCGCTGGCCCGCGCGCAGCTGGTGCAGCTTTGGCTCAATGGCGGGCATCTCAATGGGTCGATTAGCTTTGTCAGCAACATGACCTCTCTGGAGCAACTGTGGCTGAATCTTAACGAATTCACTGGGCCCTTGCCGGACTTCGCGAGGTTTGATAATCTATGGGATTTGCAACTTCGCGACAACAAGCTCACAGGACCGGTGCCTGAGAGTCTTTTCAAGTTGAAGGCCCTGAAGAAGGTGACCCTGACGAATAATTTGCTGCAGGGGCCGATGCCTCAGATTCCTGATCAGCTTGTTGCAGGGACAGACATGGAAGCAGATTCAGAGCGGTTCTGTGTGCAGGAAGCCGGGAAGCCATGCGATCCCCGTGTGAGCCTGCTGCTCGAGGTTGCTGCTGGGTTCATGTACCCGGCCTCACTTGCTGAGGATTGGAGGGGGAATGATCCGTGTAGGTTTCCGGGTGTTAGTTGCATCCAAGGTAACATTACTGGGCTGACTTTTACCAACAAGGGTCTCAGTGGAAGTATCTCACCGGCCATCGGGAAGATTAGCTCACTTATGGTGCTAAATCTTGCTAACAATAACATCACTGGTACTGTGCCTGAGGAAGTTGCCGCGTTGCCTTTGCTGACAGATGTCGATTTGTCAAACAACAATCTCTATGGGAAACTTCCTACCTTTGCTTCCAAGAGTGCAGTGGTGAAAACTGCTGGTAACCCTAACATAGGCAAGGATGCTCCTGCACCAGCGGCAGGATCAGGCGGTAGCAACCACAGTCCATCGGGGGGAGGCAGCAGCGGAAGCAGTGGTAACAATGGGGGCTCCTCTTCGTCTTCTGTTGGAGTCATTGCAGGCTCAGTGGCTGGTACAGTTGTTGGACTAGGCCTTGTTGCTGCATTAGGTTTCTATTGTTACAAGAGAAAGCAGAAGCCTTTCGGAAGGGTGCAGAGTCCACATGCCATGGTTATCCATCCATGGCACTCAGGTTCAGATGACATGGTTAAAATCACAGTTGCAGGGGGAAATGCTAATGGTGGTGCTCGCACAAGCGAGACATATAGCCAAGCGAGCAGTGGTCCACGGGACATCCATGTTGTTGAAAGTGGAAATATGGTCATTTCAATCCAAGTTCTCCGCAGTGTGACCAACAACTTCAGCGAGGAGAACATCCTTGGTCGAGGAGGGTTTGGCACTGTTTACAAGGGTGAGCTTCATGACGGCACAAAAATTGCTGTAAAGCGGATGGAGGCTGGTGTGATGGGTAACAAGGGGCTAAATGAGTTTAAATCAGAGATTGCTGTTTTGACCAAGGTCCGTCACCGGAACCTTGTCTCACTGCTGGGCTACTGCCTTGATGGCAATGAGAGGATTCTTGTGTATGAATACATGCCACAGGGAACACTGAGCCAACACCTGTTTGAGTGGTCAGAGAACAATTTGCAGCCATTGGAATGGAAAAAGCGACTTAGCATTGCACTTGATGTTGCAAGGGGTGTCGAGTACCTTCACAGCCTTGCCCAGCAGACCTTTATCCACAGAGACTTGAAGCCATCAAACATACTTCTTGGCGATGACATGAAGGCCAAGGTGGCAGACTTTGGATTGGTTAGGCTTGCACCAGCTGATGGGAAGTGTGTCTCTGTAGAGACGAGACTTGCTGGCACTTTTGGGTACCTTGCACCAGAGTATGCAG TTACTGGACGTGTGACAACAAAAGCTGATGTCTTCAGCTTTGGTGTAATCTTGATGGAACTGATTACAGGACGCAGGGCACTTGATGAGACTCAGCCTGAAGACAGCATGCATTTAGTTACATGGTTTTGGAGAATGCAGCTCAACAAGGAAACATTCCGCAAAGCAATCGACCCTGTTATTGACCTTGATGAGGAGACATATGCTAGTGTTTGTACTGTTTCAGAGCTTGCTGGTCACTGCTGCGCTAGGGAAGCACACCAGAGGCCTGACATGGGCCATGCTGTTAATGTTCTTTCTACCCTTTCGGAAGTTTGGAAACCAACCGACCCAGACTCTGATGACAGCTACGGTATCGACCTGAACATGACCCTGCCTCAGGCTCTGAAGAGATGGCAGGCATTTGAGGATAGCAGCCACTTTGACGGTGCAACCTCTTCATTTGTTGCAAGTTTGGATAACACTCAGACGAGCATCCCTACGAGGCCTCCTGGATTCGCGGAGTCGTTCACCTCTGCTGACGGAAGATAG